A region from the Brassica napus cultivar Da-Ae chromosome C8, Da-Ae, whole genome shotgun sequence genome encodes:
- the LOC106382803 gene encoding protein SLOW GREEN 1, chloroplastic-like: MYSLGRLQLHHQPSHLPLTHTSSSFPKQSSLSIRPNPSLKYPSLKASSSSSSKPQNFILIPLQKSAPFRFLKSTCITLTTAAALLHLKPPAIAAPLTPPNTMEEKEQALEEQLAAHPRNVDTLRSLMEVNFRSGEFTEAIKLTDRLIKLEPDEPKWLVQKAKCFLYSGDTESAKTVYQEILAKDPLRPEAHHGLCMAYSDEGLDWEKVECRIEEAMLSCKKENNRHKEHRGFKLLMAQIRVVRGKHSEALKLYEELAEEEPGDFWPYFCQGAIYTLLKKEDKAEEQYLKFKKLVPENYNYIEDFLVNNLFAGEFFSAMERRSGEFNGGLGGGSES; encoded by the coding sequence ATGTACTCTCTGGGAAGATTACAGCTTCATCACCAGCCATCCCACCTTCCCTTAACTCACACCTCTTCATCCTTCCCGAAACAATCCTCACTCTCAATCCGACCAAACCCCTCTCTCAAATACCCTTCTCtcaaagcttcttcttcttcttcttccaaaccTCAAAACTTCATCCTCATCCCTCTCCAAAAGTCCGCACCTTTCCGCTTCCTCAAGTCCACATGCATCACTCTAACAACCGCCGCTGCTCTCCTCCACCTCAAACCCCCGGCCATCGCAGCTCCCCTCACGCCTCCGAACACCATGGAAGAAAAAGAACAAGCCCTCGAAGAGCAATTAGCAGCTCACCCTCGTAACGTCGACACTCTCCGTTCTTTAATGGAGGTAAATTTCAGATCTGGAGAGTTCACAGAAGCTATAAAACTAACCGACCGTCTGATAAAACTTGAACCGGACGAACCGAAGTGGCTGGTTCAGAAAGCCAAATGCTTTCTATACAGTGGAGATACAGAATCAGCTAAAACCGTATACCAAGAGATTCTAGCTAAAGACCCTCTTCGCCCTGAAGCTCATCACGGCTTGTGTATGGCTTATTCCGATGAAGGTCTTGATTGGGAAAAAGTAGAGTGTAGAATCGAGGAAGCAATGCTGAGTTGCAAAAAGGAGAATAATAGGCACAAGGAGCATCGTGGGTTTAAGCTTCTTATGGCTCAGATTCGTGTGGTTAGAGGGAAACACAGTGAAGCGCTGAAGCTTTATGAAGAGCTTGCGGAAGAAGAACCAGGAGATTTCTGGCCTTATTTTTGTCAAGGAGCTATCTACACTTTGCTGAAGAAGGAAGACAAGGCGGAGGAACAGTATCTCAAGTTTAAGAAACTTGTGCCGGAGAATTATAATTACATAGAGGATTTCTTGGTAAATAATCTGTTTGCAGGAGAGTTTTTCTCAGCAATGGAGAGACGA